One window of Medicago truncatula cultivar Jemalong A17 chromosome 2, MtrunA17r5.0-ANR, whole genome shotgun sequence genomic DNA carries:
- the LOC11441941 gene encoding histidine-containing phosphotransfer protein 1, translating to MEVGQMRRQWVDYIKSMFMEGFLDGQFLQLQQLQDENNPEFVFEVVSLFFDDSERILKDLSFAVDQQSIDFKKVDAHVHQFKGSSASIGAQRVKNSCVAFRNFCEEQNIDACRRCLQQVKQEYLLVKNKLETLLRLEQQIVAAGGSIPMMELN from the exons ATGGAGGTGGGTCAGATGCGGAGACAGTGGGTGGACTACATCAAATCCATGTTCATGGAG GGTTTCTTGGATGGTCAGTTTCTCCAACTTCAGCAGCTACAAGATGAGAACAATCCtgaatttgtttttgaagtTGTTTCTCTTTTCTTTGATGATTCTGAGAGGATTCTCAAAGATCTGTCTTTTGCTGT GGATCAGCAAAGTATTGACTTCAAAAAAGTTGATGCTCATGTTCACCAGTTTAAGGGTAGCAGTGCAAG CATAGGCGCACAAAGGGTAAAAAATTCCTGCGTTGCTTTTCGTAATTTCTGTGAGGAACAAAACATAGATGC GTGCCGCAGGTGTTTGCAGCAAGTGAAGCAAGAGTACTTACTTGTCAAGAATAAGCTTGAAACATTGTTGAGG CTTGAGCAGCAGATAGTGGCAGCTGGTGGCTCAATCCCTATGATGGAACTGAACTGA